A portion of the Lentimicrobiaceae bacterium genome contains these proteins:
- a CDS encoding NADH-quinone oxidoreductase subunit H, with translation MYDFTSFTQWIDEGLNSAMSPVWAMVIEMTIIGVTILAFYALVGLFLVYAERKVCGFFQCRVGPNRVGPWGFFQTIADLIKLLMKELIRIKNADKFLFNLAPFIVIAASFLAIAAIPFAKGLHAIDFNIGVLYVMAVSSMGVIGVLLAGWSSNNKYSLIGALRSGAQIVSYELSVGLSLITMCVLAGTMQFSTIIENQADGWFIFKGHIP, from the coding sequence ATTTACGATTTTACTTCCTTTACGCAATGGATAGATGAGGGTCTCAACTCAGCGATGTCGCCAGTTTGGGCTATGGTTATTGAGATGACCATTATTGGCGTTACTATTCTCGCCTTTTATGCCTTAGTAGGACTGTTTCTGGTGTATGCCGAACGTAAGGTATGCGGATTTTTCCAATGCCGTGTTGGTCCTAACCGTGTAGGTCCCTGGGGATTTTTCCAAACCATAGCCGACCTTATCAAGCTACTGATGAAAGAGTTGATACGCATCAAAAATGCCGATAAATTCCTTTTCAATCTTGCACCATTTATCGTGATTGCGGCATCTTTTCTTGCAATAGCCGCCATTCCTTTTGCCAAAGGATTACACGCCATTGATTTTAACATTGGCGTTTTGTATGTTATGGCAGTATCGTCTATGGGTGTAATCGGAGTTCTTCTTGCCGGATGGTCGAGTAATAATAAATATTCGCTCATCGGCGCATTGAGGAGCGGTGCGCAGATTGTAAGCTACGAGCTTTCCGTTGGTCTTTCGCTGATAACCATGTGTGTACTTGCAGGAACCATGCAGTTTTCAACAATAATAGAAAACCAGGCTGACGGATGGTTTATTTTCAAAGGACATATCCCTG